The Gymnogyps californianus isolate 813 chromosome 5, ASM1813914v2, whole genome shotgun sequence DNA segment taattctttgtaGACTAAATAGTTATTCTCTCATTAGGATTTATAATTGGATGTTAACCATGTCAGCCCTTCATAGAGTCCATCCCCTGTAGTAGCACAGGAGGGCTGCACGTACCAATTCCTATCCCTGATTCGGGTCAGGCCCAGTTTCTCCTGGATTTCATGGGGTTTCATGGCAtcaggcaggtcctgcttgtTGGCGAAGATGAGGATGATGGCGTCCCGCATCTCCCTGTCGTTGATAATGCGGTGGAGCTCCTGGCGGGCCTCGTCGATGCGGTCGCGATCGGCGCAGTCCACCACAAAGATCAACCCTTGCGTGCCCGTGTAGTAGTGCCTCCAGAGGGGACGGATCTTGTCCTGGCCCCCGACATCCCACACGTTGAACTTGACGTTTTTGTAAGTAACCGTCTCCACGTTGAAGCCCACGGTGGGGATG contains these protein-coding regions:
- the ARF6 gene encoding ADP-ribosylation factor 6 gives rise to the protein MGKVLSKIFGNKEMRILMLGLDAAGKTTILYKLKLGQSVTTIPTVGFNVETVTYKNVKFNVWDVGGQDKIRPLWRHYYTGTQGLIFVVDCADRDRIDEARQELHRIINDREMRDAIILIFANKQDLPDAMKPHEIQEKLGLTRIRDRNWYVQPSCATTGDGLYEGLTWLTSNYKS